From a single Halorussus limi genomic region:
- a CDS encoding DUF7410 domain-containing protein: MTATVPESDVRVPDGETPVRCPHCQRPFRTERLRALHVGDFHGGDCTDGQREAYDDALEAEREDLFVYHLKVVAGLVAVYAFFFLTYLAVSMMQVPG; encoded by the coding sequence ATGACCGCGACCGTTCCGGAGTCGGACGTGCGCGTCCCCGACGGCGAGACGCCCGTCCGGTGCCCGCACTGCCAGCGCCCGTTCCGGACCGAGCGTCTGCGTGCGCTCCACGTCGGCGATTTTCACGGCGGGGACTGCACCGACGGCCAGCGCGAGGCCTACGACGACGCCCTCGAAGCGGAGCGCGAGGACCTGTTCGTCTACCACCTGAAGGTCGTCGCCGGTCTCGTGGCGGTCTACGCCTTCTTCTTCCTGACGTACCTCGCGGTGTCGATGATGCAGGTTCCGGGGTGA
- a CDS encoding outer membrane protein assembly factor BamB family protein has product MPSSRRRFLAGLAAGCTGTVGGCAELRYSESAFSPGTAETTEWRYPDYDRYSTAYSRDAAAPRNGVSKRWSATIPWPRGRPVVADGRVFASTMENLVALDLDSGEKLWSFSASDHSWTAPPTVRDGTVYVGAGDERGLWALDAATGKAEWSVETRGPVKAAVLPSHTGDRLYAGDATGRVCVLGLDGSVAKTRNVLGPVASLCAGRSTVVVGTKGGHVYEFYQDGEAFYPLWGRRVAGGVQDVAVVDGGSVVVSVFGDYVYKLRNGAHAGSNRWRAEFTANDFVAAKTDVVGTNLSTLTSLNASDGDPRWSRSGKYVAGPAAAGDRFYVGGEYDGDSNGGYLAAYPLGKGGKLLGGEPERAWKRELPGTPVGGLTVADGALLTVTKRQDGDDNLYVFDPA; this is encoded by the coding sequence ATGCCCTCCTCTCGACGCCGGTTCCTCGCCGGACTCGCCGCGGGGTGCACCGGAACCGTCGGCGGGTGCGCCGAACTCCGATACTCTGAGTCGGCGTTCTCGCCCGGAACCGCCGAGACGACCGAGTGGCGATATCCCGACTACGACCGGTACTCGACCGCGTACAGTCGGGACGCCGCCGCTCCCCGAAACGGCGTCTCGAAGCGCTGGAGCGCGACGATTCCGTGGCCGAGGGGCCGACCGGTCGTCGCCGACGGCCGCGTCTTCGCGTCCACGATGGAGAACCTCGTCGCGCTGGACCTCGACTCCGGCGAGAAACTCTGGTCGTTTTCGGCGTCCGACCACTCGTGGACCGCGCCGCCGACCGTCCGCGACGGGACCGTCTACGTCGGCGCGGGCGACGAGCGCGGCCTCTGGGCACTCGACGCAGCGACCGGCAAGGCCGAGTGGTCGGTCGAAACCCGCGGTCCGGTGAAAGCCGCAGTCCTCCCGAGTCACACGGGAGACCGCCTCTACGCCGGAGACGCGACCGGACGCGTCTGCGTCCTCGGACTCGACGGGTCGGTAGCGAAGACCCGCAACGTGCTGGGACCGGTCGCGTCGCTCTGCGCGGGACGCTCTACCGTCGTCGTCGGCACGAAGGGCGGCCACGTCTACGAGTTCTACCAAGACGGCGAAGCGTTCTACCCGCTGTGGGGACGCCGCGTCGCGGGCGGCGTGCAGGACGTCGCGGTCGTGGACGGCGGGTCGGTCGTCGTCTCGGTGTTCGGCGATTACGTCTACAAGCTCAGGAACGGCGCGCACGCCGGGTCGAACCGCTGGCGCGCCGAATTCACCGCGAACGATTTCGTGGCCGCGAAGACCGACGTAGTCGGGACCAACCTCTCGACGCTCACCTCGTTGAACGCCAGCGACGGCGACCCTCGCTGGTCCCGGTCCGGAAAATACGTCGCCGGTCCCGCGGCGGCGGGCGACCGATTCTACGTCGGCGGGGAGTACGACGGCGACTCGAACGGCGGCTATCTGGCCGCGTATCCCCTCGGTAAGGGCGGTAAACTCCTCGGCGGTGAACCGGAGCGAGCGTGGAAGCGCGAACTCCCCGGAACGCCGGTCGGCGGCCTCACGGTCGCCGACGGCGCGCTCCTGACGGTCACGAAGCGACAGGACGGCGACGACAACTTGTACGTCTTCGACCCGGCGTAG
- a CDS encoding cytochrome C oxidase subunit IV family protein produces the protein MTRLKLYTAIYVVLFVFATAQVVVEQSSGLAYWTAFWIIIGLSFVKALMVAWYYQHLKWEPRSVTFTMFVGLLAALALTTAAAYSIL, from the coding sequence ATGACCCGACTCAAACTGTACACCGCGATTTACGTCGTGTTGTTCGTCTTCGCGACCGCGCAGGTCGTGGTCGAGCAGTCGAGCGGACTGGCCTACTGGACTGCCTTCTGGATAATCATCGGCCTCTCGTTCGTGAAGGCGCTGATGGTCGCGTGGTACTACCAGCACCTCAAGTGGGAACCCCGCTCGGTGACGTTCACGATGTTCGTCGGCCTGCTCGCGGCGCTCGCGCTGACGACGGCCGCGGCGTACTCGATACTCTGA
- a CDS encoding cbb3-type cytochrome c oxidase subunit I, with the protein MSAPTDDADTEPDGGYADATHGADHHHDLPDPASVKRWLVTTNHKDIGVLYTVTALFFLVFGGVMALLIRAQMWTPGATLLEPLQYNQAVSAHGLIMVFWFLSPFAFGFANYVVPLQIGAKDLAFPRLNALSYWLYLFSGILLGVSFFQGGTFAGGWTMYAPLNLPVYTPNIGASTAVLALVMFTASVTVGSVNFLTTMHRMRAEGLTLRRMPLFTWTILLTTWMMLFAFAALLAALMILSADRLFGTQYFAATGHAGSLLWAHLFWFFGHPEVYIVFFPALGVMAECFQTFTGKRLVGRKWFIAAMVLVALQSFLVWMHHMFLTSINLQIKTLFMATTIGISLPFDLMVFALIYTLVKGKVRFTTPFLFSFGALVLFILGGITGVFLGAVVLDYEFRGTYWVVAHFHYVMVGGVTALVGGLYYWYPKMTGKMYDEFLGKVHFALYFVGFNLLYFPMFVAWETPRRDFVYPEAFVGWHRLATVGGFLLGASFLVMFYNLSRSLWTGEDADDNPWQYSTTTEWAIPSPPPLENFPGKPSFSSGSLEFRRGPGRAADGGEVEADGGTGAVQVREDDEPESHASVWPFAVGVASFVLLLGLSGLQQGSYPAGVEGGFYVALTAGGLLGGLAALVRMANETFHAPTGPFGESWPFEAIENTKLGVWIFLASDVVLFGAFVGSYAFIRVAEGWTNWHHLIPEAHVPLPGLINTYILLTSSFTVVLALVAAEKRSRWGLVGSLATTFVLGVAFLVNKALEWLHLFHVHTEAFPHGWDIGTNVASSTFYLTTGLHGLHVVAGLVVTLYLLVRAWNGAYLDGDDEPVEYFGLYWHFVDIVWLFLFPLFYIL; encoded by the coding sequence ATGAGCGCCCCGACCGACGACGCGGACACCGAACCGGACGGAGGGTACGCCGACGCGACCCACGGGGCAGACCACCACCACGACCTGCCGGACCCGGCCAGCGTCAAGCGGTGGCTGGTCACGACCAACCACAAGGACATCGGCGTCCTCTACACCGTCACCGCGCTCTTCTTCCTCGTGTTCGGGGGCGTGATGGCCCTGCTGATTCGCGCCCAGATGTGGACGCCCGGCGCGACGCTCCTCGAACCGCTCCAGTACAATCAGGCCGTCTCGGCCCACGGTCTCATCATGGTGTTCTGGTTCCTCTCGCCGTTCGCGTTCGGGTTCGCGAACTACGTCGTCCCGCTTCAGATCGGCGCGAAGGACCTCGCGTTCCCGCGACTCAACGCGCTGTCGTACTGGCTCTACCTCTTCTCGGGGATTCTGCTCGGAGTGTCGTTCTTCCAAGGCGGCACCTTCGCGGGCGGGTGGACGATGTACGCGCCGCTCAACCTCCCGGTGTACACGCCGAACATCGGCGCGAGCACCGCGGTGCTGGCGCTCGTGATGTTCACCGCGTCGGTGACGGTCGGGTCGGTGAACTTCCTGACGACGATGCACCGGATGCGCGCCGAGGGACTGACGCTCCGGCGCATGCCGCTGTTCACGTGGACAATCCTCCTGACGACGTGGATGATGCTGTTCGCGTTCGCCGCCCTGCTGGCGGCGCTGATGATTCTCTCGGCCGACCGCCTGTTCGGCACCCAGTACTTCGCGGCGACCGGTCACGCCGGGTCGCTGCTCTGGGCGCACCTGTTCTGGTTCTTCGGCCACCCCGAGGTGTACATCGTCTTCTTCCCGGCGCTCGGCGTGATGGCCGAGTGCTTCCAGACGTTCACCGGAAAGCGCCTCGTCGGCCGGAAGTGGTTCATCGCGGCGATGGTGCTGGTCGCGCTCCAGAGCTTCCTCGTCTGGATGCACCACATGTTCCTGACGAGCATCAACCTCCAGATAAAGACGCTGTTCATGGCGACCACCATCGGCATCTCGCTGCCCTTCGACCTGATGGTGTTCGCGCTCATCTACACCCTCGTCAAGGGGAAAGTGCGCTTCACGACGCCGTTCCTCTTCTCGTTCGGCGCGCTGGTGCTGTTCATCCTCGGGGGCATCACGGGCGTCTTCCTCGGGGCGGTCGTCTTGGACTACGAGTTCCGGGGCACCTACTGGGTCGTCGCGCACTTCCACTACGTGATGGTCGGCGGCGTGACCGCGCTGGTGGGCGGTCTCTACTACTGGTACCCGAAGATGACGGGCAAGATGTACGACGAGTTCCTCGGGAAGGTCCACTTCGCGCTCTACTTCGTCGGGTTCAACCTGCTCTACTTCCCGATGTTCGTCGCGTGGGAGACCCCGCGCCGGGACTTCGTCTACCCCGAGGCGTTCGTCGGGTGGCACCGACTCGCCACCGTCGGCGGGTTCCTCCTGGGCGCGTCGTTCCTCGTGATGTTCTACAACCTGAGTCGGAGCCTCTGGACCGGCGAGGACGCCGACGACAACCCGTGGCAGTACTCGACCACGACCGAGTGGGCGATACCCTCGCCGCCGCCCCTCGAGAACTTCCCCGGCAAGCCCTCCTTCTCCAGCGGGTCGCTGGAGTTCCGGCGGGGTCCCGGTCGGGCCGCGGACGGGGGCGAAGTAGAGGCCGACGGCGGCACCGGTGCGGTGCAGGTCCGGGAGGACGACGAACCCGAGAGCCACGCGAGCGTCTGGCCGTTCGCGGTCGGCGTCGCGTCGTTCGTCCTCCTGCTCGGCCTGTCGGGCCTCCAGCAGGGAAGCTACCCCGCGGGAGTCGAAGGCGGGTTCTACGTCGCGCTGACCGCGGGCGGCCTGCTCGGCGGCCTCGCCGCGCTGGTCCGGATGGCGAACGAGACGTTCCACGCGCCGACCGGTCCGTTCGGCGAGAGTTGGCCGTTCGAGGCCATCGAGAACACGAAACTCGGCGTCTGGATATTCCTCGCGAGCGACGTGGTGCTGTTCGGCGCGTTCGTCGGTTCGTACGCCTTCATCCGGGTCGCCGAGGGGTGGACGAACTGGCACCACCTGATTCCTGAGGCCCACGTCCCGCTGCCGGGACTCATCAACACCTACATCCTGCTCACGAGCAGTTTCACGGTCGTCCTCGCGCTCGTGGCCGCCGAGAAGAGGAGTCGCTGGGGGCTGGTCGGGTCGCTCGCGACGACGTTCGTCCTCGGGGTCGCGTTCCTCGTGAACAAGGCCTTGGAGTGGCTCCACCTGTTCCACGTCCACACCGAGGCGTTCCCCCACGGGTGGGACATCGGGACGAACGTCGCCTCCTCGACGTTCTACCTGACCACGGGTCTCCACGGCCTCCACGTCGTCGCGGGACTGGTGGTGACGCTGTATCTCCTCGTACGCGCGTGGAACGGGGCGTACCTCGACGGCGACGACGAACCGGTGGAGTACTTCGGACTGTACTGGCACTTCGTGGACATCGTGTGGCTGTTCCTGTTCCCGCTGTTCTACATCCTGTGA
- the coxB gene encoding cytochrome c oxidase subunit II — MNPSVGELFLPAGVFGPLQSGIVPKGTRVEVFRQIFTVFLVLGTLVGVVVVGYMVYNAYKYRDDDVPAGDARGDDAPRVGELPSGGGGGRKLFLSFGLSTIIVVSLIAWTYGTLLYVEKNPPGDGEEDVEIEVVGFRFGWEFVYPNGHTSNTLRVPEGQTIHLSVTSEDVFHTFGVPELRVKTDAIPGQTTDTWFLANETGSYEARCFELCGAGHSYMTAEVVVMEPDEYRSWYENASSSNSSALDAPPEAPNAAGAPNVRRAVA; from the coding sequence ATGAACCCGTCGGTCGGAGAGTTGTTCCTCCCCGCCGGAGTGTTCGGACCGCTCCAGTCTGGAATCGTACCGAAGGGGACGCGGGTAGAGGTGTTCCGTCAGATATTCACGGTGTTTCTGGTGTTGGGGACGCTCGTGGGCGTCGTCGTCGTCGGCTACATGGTGTACAACGCCTACAAGTACCGGGACGACGATGTGCCGGCGGGCGACGCGCGGGGCGACGACGCGCCGAGGGTCGGCGAACTCCCGTCGGGCGGCGGCGGGGGTCGGAAACTGTTCCTCTCGTTCGGACTGAGTACGATAATCGTGGTGTCGCTCATCGCGTGGACCTACGGAACCCTGTTGTACGTCGAGAAGAATCCGCCGGGTGACGGCGAGGAAGACGTGGAAATCGAAGTCGTCGGCTTCCGGTTCGGATGGGAGTTCGTCTACCCGAACGGACACACGTCCAACACCCTGCGCGTGCCCGAAGGGCAGACGATTCACCTCAGCGTGACCTCCGAGGACGTGTTTCACACGTTCGGCGTGCCGGAGTTACGGGTGAAGACCGACGCCATTCCGGGGCAGACGACGGACACGTGGTTCCTCGCGAACGAGACGGGGAGCTACGAGGCCCGATGCTTCGAGTTGTGCGGCGCCGGCCACTCGTACATGACCGCTGAGGTCGTGGTGATGGAACCCGACGAGTACCGGTCGTGGTACGAGAACGCGTCGAGTTCGAATAGCTCCGCGCTCGACGCACCGCCGGAAGCGCCGAACGCGGCGGGCGCGCCGAACGTGCGGAGGGCAGTCGCATGA
- a CDS encoding DUF6789 family protein — protein sequence MSGDESEFTTELTEDVTEGTEPDFDHLWGIVVDGFIGAVGGLVGTGALTIGLLIAASLNAFQIESFGTLAELTGFNAVLPLSPTAVGYVLFLLTGMVMWPLLFASIGAYLPGDKYATKGVPFGFVLWTGFAPAFYEGYTGLAMVLYLALTLGAHFSYGFTLGAVFDYLGDRPQTLV from the coding sequence ATGAGTGGGGACGAATCAGAGTTCACGACCGAACTGACCGAAGACGTAACCGAGGGGACGGAACCGGACTTCGACCACTTGTGGGGAATCGTCGTCGACGGCTTCATCGGTGCGGTCGGCGGACTGGTGGGAACCGGCGCGTTGACCATCGGTCTCCTCATCGCCGCGTCGCTGAACGCGTTTCAGATAGAGAGCTTCGGAACGCTGGCCGAACTGACGGGGTTCAACGCCGTCCTGCCGCTGAGTCCGACCGCGGTCGGCTACGTCCTGTTCCTGTTGACCGGGATGGTGATGTGGCCGCTCCTGTTCGCCTCCATCGGAGCGTACCTGCCGGGCGACAAGTACGCTACGAAGGGCGTCCCGTTCGGATTCGTTCTGTGGACGGGGTTCGCGCCCGCCTTCTACGAGGGGTACACCGGACTGGCGATGGTGCTCTACTTGGCGCTGACCCTCGGCGCGCACTTCTCGTACGGGTTCACGCTCGGGGCCGTCTTCGACTACCTCGGCGACCGCCCGCAGACGCTGGTGTGA
- a CDS encoding tyrosine-type recombinase/integrase, whose amino-acid sequence MTESADDPFADVRWTTCSLDDFRDLYWEIVAPRLRAEGRDPETDRPTHRWFREEGLRAFLAALRRHHGRSFGDFWREDLGLGGDEGYDWATDHDETRDALETFLDRRRRRHSLRESTIEAKRRRLNAYVLAYREANDTGDLLSPVARDSETPTHEAVHACYAAFDWINAREYSARTKARVRSVVDGWYQHLVGRRLAAVNPATGLYDEFKWQVESSDPSPLSHSHVRALVRAADSPRERLLVVALAAWGLRANEVASLHVSQFVRDVGEDEAPYVTFAERKNGPGEVNLVYGLDALDARLDELAAREEWSGYLFPSSRGADPHATRETVWSWFRELAERADLPERIDGERPSPQLCRRYWYDTYTSVLEAVLEGLEDIAAEQGSDDPRVVLSNYLSEERSRKVRREFMRSELAEAFEGSV is encoded by the coding sequence GTGACCGAATCGGCCGACGACCCGTTCGCGGACGTGCGCTGGACGACCTGCTCGCTCGACGACTTCCGGGACCTCTACTGGGAAATCGTCGCCCCGCGACTCCGTGCGGAGGGTCGGGACCCCGAGACCGACCGGCCGACCCACCGCTGGTTCCGCGAGGAGGGACTCCGGGCCTTCCTCGCGGCCCTCCGCCGCCACCACGGCCGCTCGTTCGGCGATTTCTGGCGCGAGGACCTCGGACTCGGCGGTGACGAGGGCTACGACTGGGCGACCGACCACGACGAGACGCGCGATGCGCTGGAGACGTTTCTCGACCGGCGTCGTCGTCGCCACTCGCTCCGCGAATCGACGATAGAGGCCAAGCGCAGGCGGTTGAACGCCTACGTCCTCGCCTACCGCGAAGCGAACGACACCGGCGACCTGCTCTCGCCGGTCGCCCGCGATTCGGAAACCCCGACTCACGAGGCAGTTCACGCCTGTTACGCCGCCTTCGACTGGATAAACGCCCGGGAGTACAGCGCCAGAACGAAGGCCCGCGTCCGGAGCGTCGTCGACGGGTGGTACCAGCACCTCGTCGGCCGCCGACTCGCCGCGGTGAACCCGGCGACTGGTCTCTACGACGAGTTCAAGTGGCAGGTCGAGTCGTCGGACCCCTCTCCGCTCTCTCACTCTCACGTGCGCGCTCTCGTGCGCGCGGCCGACTCCCCTCGCGAGCGTCTGCTGGTCGTCGCGCTCGCGGCGTGGGGACTCCGGGCGAACGAGGTCGCCAGCCTCCACGTCTCCCAGTTCGTCCGGGACGTGGGCGAGGACGAGGCCCCCTACGTCACCTTCGCCGAGCGCAAGAACGGGCCGGGCGAGGTAAACCTCGTCTACGGTCTCGACGCGCTCGACGCCAGACTCGACGAACTCGCCGCTCGCGAGGAGTGGTCGGGTTACCTCTTTCCCTCCTCCCGGGGCGCGGACCCCCACGCGACCCGCGAAACCGTCTGGTCGTGGTTTCGAGAGTTGGCCGAGCGCGCGGACCTGCCCGAGAGAATCGACGGCGAGCGCCCGAGTCCACAGCTCTGTCGGCGCTACTGGTACGACACGTACACCTCCGTCCTCGAAGCGGTGCTGGAGGGGTTGGAAGACATCGCCGCCGAGCAGGGGAGCGACGACCCGCGCGTCGTCCTCTCGAACTACCTCTCCGAGGAGCGTTCGCGGAAAGTTCGGCGGGAGTTCATGCGGTCGGAACTGGCCGAGGCGTTCGAGGGCAGCGTGTAA
- a CDS encoding DUF7835 family putative zinc beta-ribbon protein: MATQNSTFAETTEMCEECEESTPHDVTIEIQTESKKKENTEFSREPYRVTECMKCGETTAKRMNDA, translated from the coding sequence ATGGCAACCCAAAATTCGACGTTCGCCGAGACCACCGAAATGTGCGAGGAATGTGAAGAGTCGACACCCCACGACGTGACCATCGAAATCCAGACCGAGAGCAAGAAGAAGGAGAACACCGAGTTCTCGCGGGAACCCTACCGCGTCACCGAGTGCATGAAGTGTGGCGAGACGACGGCCAAGCGGATGAACGACGCCTGA
- a CDS encoding NAD(P)/FAD-dependent oxidoreductase, whose amino-acid sequence MPKVAIVGGGPAGLSAGLFTAKNDLDTVVFDTDETWMHKAHVYNYLGIDEIRGSEFMEDAREQVENFDADLRVGEEVTDVENAGDAFILTTDDDEYDAKYVVFATGTDTELPEQLGCETTDDGLVDVDLNMRTSVENAYAVGSMIRDQKWEAVISAGDGGAAALQIMSEEAGEPVHDFDVPDEE is encoded by the coding sequence ATGCCTAAAGTCGCAATCGTCGGCGGCGGACCCGCCGGACTCAGCGCCGGACTGTTCACCGCGAAAAACGACCTCGACACGGTCGTGTTCGACACCGACGAGACGTGGATGCACAAGGCTCACGTGTACAACTACCTCGGCATCGACGAGATACGCGGTAGCGAGTTCATGGAGGACGCGCGCGAACAGGTCGAGAACTTCGACGCCGACCTCCGCGTCGGCGAGGAGGTCACGGACGTAGAGAACGCCGGAGACGCGTTCATCCTCACCACCGACGACGACGAGTACGACGCGAAGTACGTCGTCTTCGCGACCGGAACCGACACCGAACTCCCCGAGCAGTTGGGTTGCGAGACGACCGACGACGGTCTGGTGGACGTGGACCTCAACATGCGGACCAGCGTCGAGAACGCCTACGCGGTCGGGTCGATGATACGCGACCAGAAGTGGGAGGCCGTCATCTCCGCAGGCGACGGCGGCGCGGCCGCGCTTCAGATAATGAGCGAGGAGGCGGGCGAACCGGTCCACGACTTCGACGTACCGGACGAGGAGTAG
- a CDS encoding MBL fold metallo-hydrolase: MTVRRKDGVHISAGRTYVADASSAVGDVNIVSHAHADHTFRRTPETVVCSAATAALVEARTGATVPEFREGTDEVTLLPSGHVVGSRAALVEDDGTARPDGAARRYLYTGDFSVRDRLYLEGFEPVDADVLVMETTYGDPNYRFPPEDELQARIRDWLADNPDRPLVLFGYSLGRAQKLQRLARQATNRPVAVHDAVATVNDAIEAATDLSFPAESLAERERDGLAGDEILVVPTNLARSDWVADLAERHGALKAGFSGWAVDESFRYRGGYDATFPLTDHCDFDELVATVEAVDPEAVYTHHGYDEAFADHLATHHGYDARPLLGDQTRLDDF, translated from the coding sequence ATGACGGTTCGACGGAAGGACGGCGTCCACATCTCGGCGGGCCGGACGTACGTCGCCGACGCGTCGAGCGCGGTCGGAGACGTGAACATCGTGAGCCACGCCCACGCCGACCACACGTTCCGGCGGACTCCGGAAACGGTGGTCTGTTCGGCCGCGACCGCCGCGCTAGTCGAGGCCCGGACCGGCGCGACGGTGCCGGAGTTCCGCGAAGGGACCGACGAGGTGACGCTGCTCCCGTCGGGTCATGTCGTCGGGTCGCGGGCCGCGCTGGTCGAAGACGACGGGACCGCCCGCCCCGACGGGGCCGCCCGGCGCTACCTCTACACCGGCGACTTCTCGGTCCGCGACCGACTCTACTTGGAGGGGTTCGAACCGGTGGACGCCGACGTGCTGGTGATGGAGACCACGTACGGCGACCCGAACTACCGGTTCCCGCCGGAGGACGAGTTACAGGCCCGGATTCGGGACTGGCTTGCCGACAACCCCGACCGGCCGCTGGTCCTGTTCGGCTACTCGCTGGGTCGCGCCCAGAAACTCCAGCGCCTCGCCCGGCAGGCGACCAACCGACCGGTCGCGGTCCACGACGCGGTGGCGACCGTCAACGACGCCATCGAGGCGGCCACCGACCTCTCGTTCCCGGCCGAGTCGCTGGCGGAGCGAGAGCGCGACGGACTCGCGGGCGACGAGATTCTGGTCGTGCCGACCAACCTCGCGCGGAGCGATTGGGTCGCCGACCTCGCGGAACGCCACGGCGCTCTGAAGGCCGGGTTCTCCGGGTGGGCCGTCGACGAGTCGTTCCGCTACCGCGGCGGGTACGACGCCACCTTCCCGCTGACCGACCACTGCGACTTCGACGAACTGGTCGCGACCGTCGAGGCGGTGGACCCCGAAGCGGTCTACACGCACCACGGCTACGACGAGGCGTTCGCCGACCACCTCGCGACCCACCACGGCTACGACGCCCGGCCGCTGCTCGGCGACCAGACGCGATTGGACGACTTCTGA
- a CDS encoding gluconate 2-dehydrogenase subunit 3 family protein, with amino-acid sequence MPEQPNDEEEPRFDFTRRSFLGNSGLAGGAMMLAGQAIETARGEDGDRRPSQSESGGDVGVDEEGLEFFDIPQARLVQAMAARIMPSDEVGPGAVELGVVYFIDEQLNSEYGVAADWYMEKPFVNRYDGAKPNQGWQSRLTPAEVYENALEWIEEYTSQRYGKSFLDLSDEQKDEVLQALDDNEVDTFRSIQPEEFFRLIRFNTIEGMYCDPMYDGNRNMDGWRMKRFPGSPGALGSYRDLIDRGEFIRIPPRDVEDDVESLGVESGSESSEAAQSSHRHGPRYELDDGPDEDDEGHHERGGGDSGDGHDDGSGDSDGEGGGH; translated from the coding sequence GTGCCAGAACAACCGAACGACGAGGAGGAACCGCGGTTCGACTTCACCCGACGCTCGTTTCTGGGCAACAGCGGGCTTGCCGGCGGCGCGATGATGCTCGCCGGGCAGGCCATCGAGACGGCGAGGGGCGAAGACGGCGACCGGAGACCTTCGCAGTCGGAATCCGGCGGAGACGTGGGCGTGGACGAAGAGGGCTTGGAGTTCTTCGACATCCCGCAGGCCAGACTGGTACAGGCGATGGCCGCGCGCATCATGCCGTCCGACGAGGTGGGTCCGGGCGCGGTGGAACTCGGCGTCGTCTACTTCATCGACGAGCAACTCAACAGCGAGTACGGCGTCGCCGCCGACTGGTACATGGAGAAGCCGTTCGTGAACCGCTACGACGGAGCGAAGCCCAATCAGGGGTGGCAGTCGCGGCTCACCCCCGCCGAGGTCTACGAGAACGCCCTCGAGTGGATAGAGGAGTACACCAGCCAGCGGTACGGCAAGAGCTTCCTCGACCTCTCGGACGAGCAGAAAGACGAGGTGCTGCAGGCGCTCGACGACAACGAGGTCGACACGTTCCGGTCCATCCAACCGGAGGAGTTCTTCAGGCTCATCCGGTTCAACACCATCGAGGGGATGTACTGCGACCCGATGTACGACGGCAACCGGAACATGGACGGGTGGCGCATGAAGCGGTTCCCCGGTTCGCCCGGCGCGCTCGGGAGCTACCGGGACCTCATCGACCGCGGCGAGTTCATTCGCATCCCGCCCCGCGACGTGGAGGACGACGTGGAGTCGCTCGGCGTGGAGTCCGGCAGCGAGTCCTCGGAGGCCGCTCAGTCGAGCCACCGCCACGGCCCGCGGTACGAACTCGACGACGGCCCGGACGAGGACGACGAGGGCCACCACGAACGGGGCGGCGGTGACTCCGGCGACGGTCACGACGACGGGTCCGGTGACTCCGACGGCGAAGGAGGTGGACACTGA